A stretch of Kaistella flava (ex Peng et al. 2021) DNA encodes these proteins:
- a CDS encoding DUF5675 family protein produces MKTKIIRVAEGKNSTLSHLYIDGIFQCFLLEDKIRQVKIMKQTAIPVGSFALKVNTVGAMNTKYSQKFGSNHKGMIEIAGLPTFSAVYIHIGNVISETAGCPLCGLSWIKKDGEFQVLQSTDAYKMIYPKLLSVAKSKDPGIVIENIFQF; encoded by the coding sequence ATGAAAACAAAAATAATTAGAGTTGCCGAAGGCAAAAACAGCACACTTTCCCACTTGTATATCGATGGCATTTTCCAATGTTTTTTATTGGAGGATAAAATCCGACAAGTTAAAATCATGAAACAAACTGCTATTCCGGTTGGATCATTTGCTTTAAAGGTTAATACGGTTGGCGCAATGAACACCAAATATTCTCAAAAATTTGGTAGCAATCATAAAGGCATGATTGAGATTGCCGGACTTCCGACTTTCAGCGCAGTTTATATTCATATCGGAAATGTAATCAGCGAAACCGCAGGTTGTCCACTTTGTGGTCTATCCTGGATTAAAAAAGATGGTGAATTTCAAGTATTGCAAAGTACTGATGCTTACAAAATGATTTATCCAAAATTGTTATCCGTTGCAAAAAGCAAGGATCCTGGTATTGTGATTGAAAATATTTTCCAATTTTAA
- a CDS encoding thermonuclease family protein → MNKKHCCLDSYKFLHLSLHEQYIKYCKPMKYKASTPNERASKGNASENPSFKYFQIPGICTETFWIIERVLDGDSLIVKEEFGKDTKEIRLYGLDAPEVHLSRKMREDEAKSRIPAGLLLQYGLMSLDYVLQIAPPGTRITILTERKNQLDFWLRQLAYVILPSGECLNELLIANGWAKASHSYYCSMNAEYQSLNFHAKLNKNGIYLHTNIF, encoded by the coding sequence ATGAATAAAAAACACTGTTGTCTAGACAGTTATAAATTTCTTCATTTATCTTTACATGAACAATACATAAAATACTGTAAACCAATGAAATACAAAGCATCAACACCAAATGAGAGGGCAAGTAAAGGCAATGCTTCAGAGAATCCTTCTTTTAAATATTTTCAAATTCCTGGGATTTGCACAGAAACATTTTGGATCATCGAAAGAGTTTTGGATGGTGACAGTTTAATCGTCAAAGAAGAGTTTGGGAAAGACACCAAAGAAATTCGCCTTTATGGGCTCGATGCACCGGAAGTGCATCTTAGCCGGAAAATGCGGGAGGATGAAGCTAAAAGTCGTATTCCTGCAGGCCTTCTGCTTCAGTACGGTCTTATGAGTTTGGATTATGTTTTACAGATCGCACCACCTGGAACCCGGATTACCATTTTAACGGAAAGAAAAAACCAATTAGACTTCTGGCTGCGCCAACTAGCCTATGTGATATTACCGTCTGGAGAATGTCTGAATGAACTATTAATAGCAAATGGCTGGGCAAAAGCCAGCCATTCCTATTATTGTTCTATGAATGCAGAATACCAATCATTAAATTTTCACGCGAAACTAAACAAGAACGGTATCTATCTGCATACCAATATTTTCTAA
- the galE gene encoding UDP-glucose 4-epimerase GalE, whose product MKTILVTGGLGYIGSHTVVELLKNNFHVIIVDDMSNSEKFILDNIEKVAGKRPVFFPFDLRRKELLYQVFEAYEIDGCINFAAFKAVGESQEKPLDYYENNLFSLINILQEFKDRNISNFIFSSSCTVYGQADQQPIDENTPLKMPESSYGKTKQMGEEILKDFATAYKKKVSLLRYFNPIGSHPTALLGELPIGVPNNLVPYVTQAASGIREKLSIWGNDYETPDGTAVRDYIYVVDLAKAHVKALQKLMNETSETLIDIYNLGTGKGSSVLEVVEAFETANDVKVPYQICERRAGDITIAYANADKAERELGWKADTTLEEALRTTWEWQKYLQGRV is encoded by the coding sequence ATGAAGACAATACTCGTTACCGGCGGTCTCGGTTACATTGGTTCCCACACGGTGGTAGAACTCTTAAAAAATAATTTTCATGTCATCATTGTTGATGATATGTCTAATTCGGAGAAATTTATTCTCGATAATATTGAAAAAGTAGCAGGTAAAAGACCCGTTTTTTTTCCATTTGATTTGAGACGTAAGGAATTACTTTATCAAGTTTTTGAGGCTTACGAAATTGATGGCTGTATTAATTTTGCAGCGTTCAAAGCAGTAGGAGAGAGCCAGGAAAAGCCTTTGGATTACTATGAGAATAATTTGTTTTCTCTAATTAATATTCTTCAGGAATTTAAAGATAGAAATATTTCTAATTTCATTTTCAGTTCTTCATGTACGGTTTACGGTCAGGCAGACCAACAACCAATCGATGAAAATACACCGCTGAAAATGCCGGAATCATCTTACGGAAAAACCAAGCAAATGGGCGAGGAAATTCTGAAAGATTTTGCCACGGCTTACAAAAAGAAAGTTTCTTTACTTCGATATTTTAATCCGATTGGATCGCATCCAACTGCTTTATTAGGTGAATTGCCAATTGGTGTTCCTAATAATCTTGTTCCTTATGTAACACAAGCGGCGTCTGGAATTCGCGAGAAATTATCGATTTGGGGAAATGATTATGAGACGCCAGATGGAACTGCAGTTCGCGATTATATTTATGTGGTTGATCTAGCGAAAGCTCACGTAAAAGCGTTGCAGAAATTAATGAATGAAACTTCAGAAACCTTAATTGATATTTACAATCTGGGAACTGGAAAAGGTTCGTCGGTTTTAGAAGTGGTTGAAGCTTTTGAAACGGCAAATGATGTGAAAGTTCCTTATCAAATCTGTGAGCGGAGAGCTGGTGATATTACCATCGCTTATGCCAACGCTGATAAAGCAGAAAGAGAACTGGGTTGGAAAGCAGATACTACTTTAGAAGAGGCGCTGCGCACAACTTGGGAATGGCAGAAGTATTTGCAGGGGCGTGTTTAG
- a CDS encoding DegT/DnrJ/EryC1/StrS family aminotransferase, whose protein sequence is MKKIQMVDLQSQYYKIKSDVDNAILNVLNTAAFINGPEVKSFQSELETYLDVKHVIPCANGTDALQIALMALNLQEGDEVITADFTFAATVEVIHLLKLKSVLVDVDYDTFTMDTEKLKAAITPKTKAIIPVHLFGQCSNMEEILKIAKEHNLVVIEDNAQAIGSEFTFSDGTVKKSGTMGILGTTSFFPSKNLGCYGDGGAIFTNDDELAYKIRGIVNHGMYERYYHDEVGVNSRLDSIQATVLRKKLTLLDTYNEARRKAADYYDEAFAECKDILTPTRAEHSTHVFHQYTLRILNGKRNELQQFLTEKEVPAMIYYPVALRKQKAYFQDSNDADFVNTDKLLEEVISLPMHTELDDEQLKYISDAVLEFMNK, encoded by the coding sequence ATGAAAAAGATTCAGATGGTTGACCTTCAAAGTCAATATTATAAAATAAAATCAGATGTAGATAATGCGATTCTCAATGTGTTAAATACTGCAGCATTTATTAATGGACCTGAAGTTAAATCTTTCCAATCCGAATTAGAAACTTATCTGGATGTAAAACATGTTATTCCTTGCGCAAATGGGACCGATGCTCTGCAAATTGCGTTAATGGCCTTGAATTTACAGGAAGGCGATGAGGTAATTACCGCAGATTTTACTTTTGCAGCAACGGTAGAAGTTATTCATTTACTGAAGTTGAAATCTGTTTTAGTTGATGTTGATTACGATACTTTTACGATGGATACTGAAAAACTGAAAGCTGCAATTACGCCGAAAACAAAAGCGATTATTCCAGTTCATTTGTTCGGTCAATGTTCCAATATGGAAGAAATTCTAAAGATTGCCAAAGAACACAATCTTGTTGTTATTGAAGATAACGCTCAAGCAATTGGTTCTGAGTTTACCTTTTCTGATGGAACCGTTAAGAAATCCGGAACAATGGGGATTTTAGGAACGACTTCATTTTTCCCTTCTAAAAATTTAGGATGTTACGGTGATGGTGGAGCTATTTTCACCAATGATGATGAACTTGCATATAAGATCAGAGGAATTGTAAATCACGGTATGTACGAAAGATATTACCACGATGAGGTTGGTGTAAATTCCCGTTTAGACAGTATTCAAGCGACGGTTCTAAGAAAAAAATTGACTTTATTAGATACTTATAATGAAGCTCGTAGAAAAGCTGCAGATTATTATGATGAAGCATTTGCTGAGTGTAAAGACATTTTAACACCGACAAGAGCAGAACATTCTACGCACGTTTTCCACCAATATACATTGAGAATTCTTAACGGAAAAAGAAATGAATTGCAACAATTCTTAACAGAGAAAGAAGTTCCTGCGATGATTTATTATCCAGTTGCCTTGAGAAAACAAAAAGCTTATTTTCAAGATAGTAACGATGCTGATTTTGTAAATACGGACAAACTTTTAGAAGAAGTTATTTCTTTGCCAATGCATACTGAATTAGATGATGAGCAGTTGAAATATATTTCGGATGCGGTGTTGGAATTTATGAATAAATAG
- a CDS encoding S8 family peptidase — protein MKKSISFFILLVFVFTSAQTELVFVFFKDKPNKEAFYTNPLSELTQKSLDRRTKFGIALNDQDAPIEPTYIQNVKNLGFTVKDYSKWMNGVAVNATTAQILNLQSQPYVQSVESFIKHPPGGKSEIKKVNKFEEFNNTLGKTNFNYGSGLAQINQVNLRPLHIAGFTGTGVTIAVIDTGFPTVNTGSVYARIRNNGQIKGGYNFVNKSSDIYNSSLNNHGSYCLGVIAGYVDNSFVGTAPDADFYLYASEDADNEIPEEQLYWAEAAEEADRKGVDLITTSLGYYDFDDTRYNLLYSDMNGTTSFIARVAQIATEKGIFVLAAAGNEAQKPWHYIITPADNAKVFTVGAVTSTGASSTFSSFGPNSVGVIKPDGSARGTSTYMGYNNSVTSSNGTSFATPLAAGGVACLIQAMPTKPIADVSNLLRQNASLYPNTDPQKGYGILNFGKAWNTTLSTINVGNKSMLQIYPNPVAKTFTIKTDEKIISVELYDTLGRKVQTLKNEKTNNIERLANGVYFVKVQTDKNQYIEKLIKE, from the coding sequence ATGAAAAAATCTATATCTTTTTTTATTCTTTTAGTATTTGTTTTTACCAGTGCACAGACAGAACTTGTTTTTGTTTTCTTTAAAGACAAACCAAATAAAGAAGCGTTTTATACAAATCCACTTTCTGAATTGACTCAGAAATCTCTGGATAGAAGAACTAAATTCGGAATTGCACTGAATGATCAGGATGCCCCAATTGAACCAACCTACATTCAAAATGTCAAAAATCTTGGATTTACGGTAAAGGATTATTCAAAATGGATGAATGGTGTGGCTGTAAATGCAACGACAGCACAAATTTTAAACCTTCAATCACAACCTTATGTTCAATCTGTGGAAAGTTTCATTAAACATCCACCCGGCGGAAAATCAGAAATCAAAAAAGTAAATAAATTCGAAGAGTTTAATAATACTTTAGGTAAAACTAATTTTAATTACGGATCAGGTTTAGCACAAATTAATCAGGTTAATCTTCGACCGTTGCATATCGCAGGATTTACAGGAACTGGAGTAACAATCGCGGTGATTGACACCGGATTCCCAACTGTAAATACCGGTTCTGTGTATGCAAGAATAAGAAATAATGGACAAATAAAAGGCGGTTATAATTTCGTTAATAAAAGTTCTGACATTTATAATTCATCGTTAAATAATCATGGATCCTACTGTTTAGGAGTTATTGCCGGATATGTAGACAATAGTTTTGTAGGTACTGCACCTGATGCTGATTTCTATTTATACGCATCTGAAGATGCTGACAATGAAATCCCAGAAGAGCAATTGTACTGGGCTGAAGCTGCGGAAGAAGCAGACCGAAAGGGAGTTGATTTAATCACTACTTCTTTGGGATATTACGATTTCGATGATACTCGCTATAATTTATTATACTCGGATATGAATGGGACAACATCATTTATTGCTAGAGTAGCACAAATCGCCACCGAGAAAGGAATATTTGTACTAGCTGCCGCTGGTAACGAAGCACAAAAACCGTGGCATTACATCATCACGCCTGCAGATAACGCAAAAGTATTTACGGTAGGTGCCGTAACTTCCACTGGCGCAAGCTCTACCTTTTCTTCATTTGGACCCAATTCAGTAGGCGTCATAAAACCTGATGGAAGTGCAAGAGGAACTTCAACTTATATGGGTTATAATAATTCTGTGACCTCAAGCAATGGAACTTCTTTTGCAACACCACTTGCAGCAGGTGGAGTCGCTTGTTTAATTCAAGCAATGCCGACAAAACCAATAGCGGATGTGAGCAATTTACTCCGACAAAACGCTTCCCTTTATCCAAATACCGACCCACAAAAAGGATATGGAATTTTGAATTTTGGTAAAGCCTGGAACACTACATTATCAACAATAAACGTCGGCAATAAATCGATGTTACAAATTTATCCAAATCCTGTAGCTAAAACATTTACCATTAAAACAGATGAAAAAATAATTTCTGTGGAATTGTACGATACTTTAGGACGCAAAGTTCAAACATTGAAAAATGAAAAAACTAATAATATCGAACGATTAGCAAATGGTGTTTATTTTGTAAAAGTACAAACCGACAAAAATCAATATATCGAGAAACTTATTAAGGAATAA
- a CDS encoding phosphoenolpyruvate carboxylase: MLHEEKKEKFRQLVENKFQIYNSLFMSLPYDKMSNIGMLLPFLYEESKAGYEAGKSPEEIVEEFFSKHTELKTEEQKTELLFKIIQYIERQVVLYDSTEDAAFPKLHSDSDAGTILQLHERALQEHQLDATRKKLKDFAIKVVFTAHPTQFYPNSVQRILHDLRSAINSDSITEIDMLLQQLGKTPFLNKEKPSPLDEALSIIFYLRYVYYDTIGELYKKLKNSFSTQNFTPAQNVIQMGFWPGGDRDGNPFVTAEITQQVAQELHLSILKSYYAHLKKLRRRLSFRGVSEVLDKLSDDLYDAIFKEEVDISADQILIKIEEAENILVEQHNGLFKNLLEDFKDRVKIFGTHFATLDIRQDSRVHQEVIDTIIAKKSGLNSETSSVEEKLNWLLNTDLVLDPNEFEGITKDTLQNVYNIKGIQQKNGQRGMNRYIISNSDHIKEVLNVYALFRLCGYKEEDINMDIVPLFETMEGLDAGENVMKQLYELPVYKKHLERRGNAQTIMLGFSDGTKDGGYLKANWEIYETKEQLTKISDQYGIKVIFFDGRGGPPARGGGKTHDFYASQGKTIANHQIELTVQGQTITSVFGNKDQAKYNFEQLLTAGIENDVFKNAKKDLSESERKLIEELAEISYKKYSDLKAHPRFVPYLQEMSTLEYYGKTNIGSRPTKRGGDGELKFEDLRAIPFVGSWSQLKQNVPGFFGFGFALKELENQGRFDEVKSLYKGYDFFKTLVLNSMMSMNKSYFPLTFYMKKNEKFGKFWTILFEEYNLSKEMMLELTGFHELMEEEPLSRMSVKIREKIVLPLLSIQQYALIKIQKEEGNRSAYEKLVMRSLFGNINASRNSA; this comes from the coding sequence ATGCTACACGAAGAAAAAAAAGAAAAATTCCGCCAATTGGTCGAGAATAAGTTCCAGATCTACAACTCGCTCTTTATGAGTTTGCCGTATGATAAAATGTCGAATATTGGCATGCTGTTGCCTTTTCTTTATGAGGAAAGTAAAGCGGGTTACGAAGCCGGGAAAAGCCCGGAAGAAATTGTAGAAGAGTTTTTCAGCAAACACACCGAACTCAAAACTGAAGAACAGAAAACAGAATTGCTTTTTAAAATCATTCAATATATCGAAAGGCAAGTTGTTTTATACGACAGTACTGAAGATGCTGCATTTCCGAAATTACATTCTGACAGCGATGCAGGCACGATTCTTCAACTTCACGAAAGAGCATTGCAGGAACATCAATTAGATGCGACCAGAAAAAAGTTAAAAGACTTCGCTATTAAAGTCGTTTTCACCGCGCATCCAACGCAGTTTTATCCCAATTCTGTTCAGCGGATTTTACATGATTTACGTTCTGCGATTAATAGTGATTCGATTACCGAAATTGATATGCTTTTGCAACAATTAGGAAAAACTCCTTTCCTTAATAAAGAAAAACCTTCGCCGCTTGATGAAGCGTTGAGTATTATTTTTTATCTGCGTTACGTTTACTATGACACGATTGGCGAGTTGTATAAAAAATTAAAAAACTCATTCAGTACACAAAATTTTACGCCAGCTCAGAATGTGATTCAAATGGGTTTTTGGCCTGGAGGAGATCGTGATGGAAACCCTTTTGTTACAGCAGAAATCACGCAGCAAGTCGCCCAAGAACTTCATCTTTCTATTTTGAAATCGTATTATGCACATTTGAAAAAATTAAGAAGACGATTGAGTTTCCGTGGAGTTTCTGAAGTTTTAGATAAGTTAAGTGATGATTTATACGATGCTATTTTTAAAGAAGAAGTCGATATTTCTGCCGACCAAATTTTAATAAAAATTGAAGAAGCTGAAAATATTCTGGTCGAACAGCATAACGGCCTTTTTAAAAATCTTTTGGAAGATTTCAAAGACCGCGTGAAAATTTTCGGAACTCATTTCGCAACGTTGGATATTCGACAAGACAGTCGCGTTCATCAGGAAGTGATCGATACGATTATCGCTAAAAAATCAGGTTTAAATAGTGAAACAAGTTCTGTTGAAGAAAAGTTGAATTGGCTTTTGAATACTGATCTGGTTTTAGATCCAAATGAATTCGAAGGAATTACAAAAGACACTTTACAGAACGTTTATAATATCAAAGGTATTCAACAGAAAAATGGTCAAAGAGGAATGAATCGTTACATTATTTCAAATTCTGATCATATCAAAGAAGTGTTGAACGTTTACGCACTTTTCCGACTTTGTGGTTATAAAGAAGAAGACATCAATATGGATATTGTGCCGCTTTTCGAAACCATGGAAGGTTTGGATGCAGGTGAAAATGTGATGAAACAATTGTATGAACTTCCGGTTTATAAAAAGCATTTGGAACGACGCGGAAATGCGCAAACCATTATGCTAGGTTTTTCTGATGGAACGAAAGACGGCGGCTATCTGAAGGCTAATTGGGAAATTTATGAAACCAAAGAACAGCTGACCAAGATTTCTGACCAATATGGAATTAAAGTTATTTTCTTCGATGGTCGAGGTGGACCGCCCGCAAGAGGTGGCGGCAAGACGCATGATTTCTATGCTTCACAAGGTAAAACGATTGCCAATCATCAAATCGAATTAACGGTTCAGGGACAAACAATTACGAGCGTTTTCGGAAATAAAGATCAGGCAAAATATAATTTTGAACAGCTGTTGACTGCGGGAATTGAAAACGATGTCTTTAAAAATGCTAAAAAAGATTTGAGTGAAAGCGAACGAAAACTCATCGAAGAATTAGCGGAAATCAGTTATAAAAAATATTCTGATTTAAAAGCGCATCCGAGATTTGTTCCATATTTACAGGAAATGAGTACGCTCGAATATTACGGAAAAACCAATATTGGAAGTCGCCCGACGAAAAGAGGTGGAGATGGCGAATTGAAATTTGAAGATTTGCGTGCGATTCCTTTTGTGGGTTCCTGGAGTCAACTCAAGCAGAATGTTCCCGGGTTTTTCGGATTCGGATTTGCCTTAAAAGAATTAGAAAATCAAGGCCGATTTGATGAAGTTAAGAGTTTGTATAAAGGTTATGATTTCTTTAAAACTTTGGTCTTAAACTCAATGATGAGCATGAATAAATCTTATTTTCCGCTCACTTTTTACATGAAGAAAAACGAAAAGTTTGGTAAATTCTGGACCATACTTTTTGAGGAATATAATCTGTCAAAAGAAATGATGCTCGAGTTAACCGGCTTCCATGAATTAATGGAAGAAGAACCGCTTTCTCGCATGTCAGTGAAAATTCGTGAAAAGATTGTGTTGCCGCTTTTAAGTATTCAACAATATGCTTTAATTAAAATTCAAAAAGAAGAAGGCAATCGTTCAGCTTACGAAAAACTGGTGATGCGTTCACTTTTCGGAAATATTAATGCCAGTCGAAACTCGGCTTAA
- a CDS encoding PDZ domain-containing protein: MKFLKIIFILFYTLSFSQKGFETSNQNKTVIPFKLINNLIFVPVNINGVDLTFLLDSGVNETILFSLDRKEINFNDIEKIKFSGLGESIDIEGLKSENNIVTIGKNYKDSKHTVFIILDESINFSSHVGIPVNGIIGYHFFKNHQIEINYTSKKITVFNDEKTFNNQQKRFTAFPITIEGNKPYILADVEMTDQKVSSKMLIDLGNSDAIWLFPKLIENFEYNRPNIDDYLGRGFNGDIFGKRSRIHRLYLGKFTFEKPLTAMPDEFSIQHLNLVPNRKGSIGNEILRRFTVIFDYPSQRILLKKNKNYYLPFLFNSSGLDIQQDGMTWEKDLVTVATRRSTRTPDGQQIIEQPEKFHYNFVLKPKFSVAGCRKDSPCFVAGIRKNDQLISINKKTVGDMTMQKINDYFKEDDGTKIHLEIERNDQVLNFIITLEDPIPYEK; this comes from the coding sequence ATGAAATTTCTAAAAATAATCTTTATTTTATTTTATACACTTTCTTTTTCACAAAAGGGATTTGAAACTTCAAACCAAAATAAAACCGTTATTCCTTTTAAACTGATTAATAATTTAATATTCGTTCCTGTTAATATTAATGGAGTGGATTTAACTTTTTTATTAGATTCCGGAGTCAATGAAACAATCCTCTTTAGTTTAGATCGTAAAGAAATTAACTTTAATGATATTGAGAAAATAAAGTTTTCAGGCTTAGGTGAAAGCATAGATATTGAAGGTTTAAAATCAGAAAATAACATTGTCACTATTGGAAAAAACTACAAAGATTCTAAACACACGGTTTTCATTATTCTAGATGAAAGCATTAATTTCTCTTCGCATGTTGGCATTCCGGTAAATGGAATTATTGGTTATCATTTTTTTAAAAATCATCAAATTGAAATTAATTATACTTCAAAAAAAATCACCGTTTTTAATGATGAGAAAACCTTTAATAATCAGCAGAAGAGATTTACAGCATTCCCCATAACTATAGAAGGCAATAAACCTTATATATTGGCTGACGTGGAAATGACTGATCAAAAAGTAAGCTCTAAAATGTTGATTGATTTGGGAAATAGTGACGCAATCTGGCTTTTCCCAAAACTGATTGAAAATTTTGAGTATAATCGCCCCAATATTGATGATTATTTAGGCCGTGGTTTTAATGGGGATATCTTCGGAAAGAGAAGCAGAATCCATCGTTTATATTTAGGAAAATTTACTTTCGAAAAACCTCTTACGGCGATGCCGGATGAATTTTCAATACAACATCTAAATTTAGTACCCAACCGAAAAGGTTCTATTGGAAACGAAATCCTAAGACGATTCACGGTAATTTTTGATTATCCTTCTCAAAGAATTCTATTGAAAAAAAACAAAAACTATTATCTTCCTTTTCTATTTAACAGCAGTGGTTTAGATATTCAACAAGACGGCATGACTTGGGAAAAGGATCTGGTAACTGTTGCAACAAGAAGAAGTACAAGAACTCCAGACGGCCAACAAATCATAGAGCAACCAGAAAAATTTCATTATAATTTCGTGTTAAAACCAAAATTTTCAGTTGCGGGATGTCGAAAAGATTCGCCATGTTTCGTGGCAGGAATTCGTAAAAACGACCAACTCATCAGCATTAACAAAAAAACTGTTGGTGATATGACTATGCAGAAAATCAATGACTATTTCAAAGAAGATGATGGAACAAAAATTCATTTAGAAATAGAACGAAATGATCAGGTACTGAATTTTATAATTACTTTAGAAGACCCAATTCCCTACGAAAAATGA
- a CDS encoding L,D-transpeptidase, translated as MFTLSQKKLVNFAALVVVISFALQCEKGQSPSQDIQIKKNDSLAAVKKDSLIQDSIKKNTIVYRSFIFPKKKKDSAMSAFNKEFSKEDQYVILAINRLDLKNKWRADTLAIPNKIDSTLMAYAPFPYHLEILKEVHKMVLFSYPIQAFASYENGKLIKWGPTSMGSKAAQTKRGLTFANWKKELSISSVSSEWKLPYNFNIHNTLGIGWHQYDLPGYPASHSCLRLLMNDAKFLYGWADQWVLNKGGATLRANGTPVIVFGDYKWGAKKPWKNLIQDPKSDNISVEELNEIIKPNLSKILEEQKRTDDVRSELNAAKAGEKVAA; from the coding sequence ATGTTTACACTTTCTCAAAAAAAACTCGTCAACTTTGCTGCGTTAGTCGTAGTTATTTCCTTTGCTTTACAATGTGAAAAAGGACAATCACCTTCGCAAGATATTCAGATCAAAAAAAATGATTCTCTAGCAGCGGTTAAAAAAGATTCTTTAATCCAGGATTCTATTAAAAAGAATACGATTGTTTATAGGTCTTTTATTTTTCCAAAAAAGAAAAAAGATTCAGCGATGTCTGCTTTTAATAAAGAATTTTCAAAAGAAGATCAGTATGTTATTCTGGCGATAAACCGTCTTGATTTAAAGAATAAATGGCGTGCAGATACGCTTGCAATTCCTAATAAAATAGATTCTACTTTAATGGCTTATGCTCCTTTTCCTTATCATTTAGAAATATTAAAAGAGGTACATAAAATGGTCCTTTTTTCTTATCCAATTCAAGCTTTTGCTTCCTACGAAAATGGAAAATTAATTAAATGGGGCCCTACGAGTATGGGTTCAAAAGCAGCGCAAACAAAACGAGGTTTAACGTTTGCTAACTGGAAAAAAGAATTGTCAATTTCCAGCGTATCCAGCGAGTGGAAACTTCCTTATAATTTTAATATTCATAATACTTTAGGAATCGGTTGGCATCAATATGATTTACCGGGTTATCCGGCGTCGCACTCTTGCTTAAGATTGTTGATGAATGATGCCAAATTTTTATACGGCTGGGCAGATCAGTGGGTTCTAAATAAAGGTGGCGCAACCTTAAGAGCAAACGGAACTCCCGTTATCGTTTTTGGAGATTATAAATGGGGCGCAAAAAAACCTTGGAAAAATTTAATTCAAGACCCGAAATCTGATAATATTTCTGTAGAAGAATTGAATGAAATCATCAAACCCAATCTTTCAAAAATTCTTGAAGAGCAAAAGAGAACCGATGATGTTCGCTCTGAGTTAAATGCTGCAAAAGCTGGTGAAAAAGTAGCTGCTTAA
- a CDS encoding EamA family transporter, with protein MEKKNMLKGVLYVALGASIFGMLATFVKLSYQDGYTTSEVTTAQFVLGLTGLFILNLIQKKTSKKPLSQPSSKEIKMLMLAGTSLGCTSLFYYICVQYINVSIAIVLLMQSVWFSVVIESVISKKFPNAKKVVATVIVLIGTFFATNMINLDVKLDLHGIFWGLMAAASFSMTMFTSNKIATHIPVLKKSMIMLSGGAVVVFLFLFFAQIGPLHFDVLKSFYLNFTDNTDHIKPFDFSIFYTYGFILALFGTIIPPTLFNLGFPKTGLGLGSIVSSLELPVSVTMAFVLLGEKVILIQWMGIALILFAIVLMNLPSKKKELDPDYIKIDK; from the coding sequence ATGGAAAAGAAAAATATGTTAAAGGGGGTTTTGTATGTTGCGCTTGGAGCAAGTATTTTCGGCATGCTGGCCACTTTTGTTAAATTGTCATATCAAGACGGATATACTACTTCTGAGGTTACTACGGCTCAGTTTGTTTTAGGATTAACAGGTTTGTTTATTTTAAATTTGATACAGAAGAAGACTTCTAAAAAACCACTTTCTCAACCATCTTCGAAAGAGATTAAAATGTTGATGCTGGCAGGAACGTCTTTAGGCTGTACCAGTTTATTCTACTATATCTGCGTTCAATATATTAATGTGTCAATCGCAATTGTATTATTAATGCAATCGGTTTGGTTTAGTGTTGTGATTGAAAGTGTGATATCGAAAAAATTCCCTAACGCCAAAAAAGTGGTAGCGACTGTCATTGTTTTGATTGGAACATTCTTCGCAACGAACATGATTAATCTGGACGTTAAATTAGATTTGCATGGAATCTTTTGGGGATTGATGGCAGCAGCTTCTTTTAGCATGACGATGTTTACCTCAAATAAAATAGCAACTCATATTCCCGTGCTTAAGAAAAGTATGATTATGCTTTCTGGAGGAGCTGTAGTTGTGTTTTTATTTCTATTTTTCGCACAGATTGGACCTTTACATTTTGATGTTTTAAAATCATTTTATTTAAATTTTACTGATAATACGGATCATATCAAACCTTTTGATTTTTCGATTTTTTATACGTACGGTTTTATACTGGCTTTGTTCGGAACGATTATTCCACCGACTTTATTTAATCTTGGATTTCCAAAAACGGGCTTAGGTTTGGGAAGTATTGTTTCTTCGCTTGAACTTCCGGTTTCTGTAACCATGGCCTTTGTTTTATTGGGAGAAAAGGTTATTTTAATTCAATGGATGGGAATCGCTTTAATCCTTTTTGCGATTGTACTCATGAATTTACCTTCAAAAAAGAAGGAGTTAGATCCTGACTATATTAAAATAGATAAGTAA